The segment CCTGCTGTGCGAGATACACAGGCGGAAGACTTCCCAGGCGGTGTCACCCTCTGGTCACATGATGCCACTCAGCCGCTCAATCTCTCCCTCCACTTCCGATGATCAAGACTGGTCGCCGCTCTCCACTCCGTTGTCGTCTCCCAGAGGAGTAGCGCCGCCAGGCGGAGGCGGCGCCGCCGGCGTGGGTGTCGGCGTTGGTGTGGGCGTTGGGATGGGTTTGGGCGTTGGCATTGGTATTGGCGGCGCATTCATGTGCGCCGCTCAGCCAATGAACAGCGCCGCCGCCGTCTCGGCTCTGTCCGACGACAATGAGAGACTGAGGAGAAACAATTCGATGCTGCTCTCTGAGCTTGCACATATGAGGAAGTTATACAACGACATTATTTACTTTGTGCAGCACCATGTCAGGCTTCCTCCGCCGTCACACCAGCAGAGGCACCAAATAAGCGCCGCCGCCGCCGCCGCTCCGCTTCTTCTAGAAGGCCACACGCCCACCACTCCCAGGATCCTTGACACCACTACCTCTACTCTTCCGCCGCCTCGCTCAGTTTCCTCTCTCTTGAGCTTTGTTAAAGACTCTTTTCATGCCAATTCACCCAATATTAAGCCCAATCCCTCCTCTCCATCGCTCCCCATTCCTCCCTCCGCCACCAAGAGTCCTCCTAAGCTCTTTGGTGTCCCTCTTCATGGCAAGAAGCGCCTCCATCCTGCATCTTGGGATGAccaatcttcttcttcctcatctaaaCTCCTAATGCAGCCCTCCTGCAAAGTGTTGAAGACGGAATTGTCACTGAATCTTATGCCTACCTCATCTGCCTCGGATGGAGCACCAGCAGATCACTGAGCTGCTGCTGGAACTTATTGATTGTAATGTATGTAATTGGTGATTGATTCTTCTTGTTTACTTATATGCCAAGCTCCATGCTTGATTACCCCGCATTGGTTGGTTGATTGCATTCAGATTTTGATCAGCTAAAATGAAATGCATGGCTTCTTTTTTCTCCCTTTACTTCTCTTCTAGAGTGAATCAAGGAATTTTAATGATGTGCCACGAGAGCAGCATCAGTCTAAGAGATCAAGAGAGTCTAACAATCGCAAGAGATTAAAAGTGTCATCTTTAACAATCTTCAACTTCTTTTGGATGTCAACTCTTCTATTAAGAATCTTCTTCTCGGCTCTTCTATTGTAAATCTTATCATGAAATTAACAATCTTTTAAGTTTTTCTCAATTCTTCCattgtaaatcttgatgatgaaacTGTGTGTTGTGAAATCTATGAAATTAATAATCTTCAAGTTTTCCTCAACTCTTCCATTGtgtaaatcttgatgatgaaacTGTGTGTTGTGAAATCTTTGTTTGGCTAAGCGTCACTTCTTTCTTTCTAGCTTTGTGATTTTGACAAGGGTGGAAGGAATGAAGTTTGTGATCATCATTTGTTTAACTTTAAACAACACCCACCGTACCATGTGATCTGAGAGTTGCTTCGTCCTGGTTTTTGTGCACCTGGATATTTGTGTAGATAAGACTAAATCAGCATCACCTTCAATGTGGGGTTTGCCTGATTATTTCACCCTGCATTGCATTTCCCTCCCTCTCATGAATGATGTTGCTGGGCCTTCAAATTACCACACAAAATTGTTACACCTCACCCACTGTGATAACTTCAGGTTCTCTGCGTTGAATCAAAAAATGCTCATTAGAATTCAATTTTGATGGTGATAGTTTCACCCATGGTTGCAACCTGCAACTACCCCACATTTATTAGTAGCAGGCTACCATCTAATTATATTGAACTCTGTCATAGTCGTTTGAAATCGCCATCAGTTTTTGCACTTTAATCTCGCCCGCCACAAACACAATCAATGACACCATCTCTATCTCATTTCTTTCTTAAATTTCATGTCGTGCATAATAAATGCAAGTAGTTGATAACCATTTTCCCTTGGTCTCATTAACGTATAAAACAAGCAATATCATCTAAATGTGTTGGGAAATCTGATAGTCGATATAAAAATGAATGAACACTTTTCTTATTATTAAAGACAGGAAAAGTCCAAGATTTTTGGATTAGAGTGAGGTCTTTTTGGATGacattgtgtgaattttttttcaatttttcttagaTTAAATGATTAGATTCACATTTCATAATCTATTCTCAGAATGAACAAGTTAGGAAAGAAAACTATAATCtgaaatgttgatgaagaagaatgtgAAATAATAGCAGCATTTGTATCTTTCTTGGGTTCTTGAAAACATGGTATCATGAAATAAATCTCCATTTTTTTCTTTGGAAACATTAAACAAGAAAAACCATTAACGTTTCTTGCTGAATGTTATTTGCACCCAGGGAAAAATGGAGCTCCTGCAAGAGAAATCGGATCAAAATGGTGGCTGTGATATCTCTGACGATCACAAATCTTGAGTGTGAAGAAACACACAAATGGAGCAGAATGGAAAAGACATGAGAGACAAAAGATGAAAGATGAAAGGGAGCATAAAATTCTGAGTGTGTTTTAGTGTTAAAGGCCATCCATTGATCGTCTAAAGTTTCAGTGTTACTGTTTTGGACCCTCCATCGTAAGGTAATGCCAAGAATATTCATTGAGTTGGGAGATCCAACGTATATATATTATCGATCGAATCCAGCAAGTAGTCATGTAAAGGTATGCACGTATTGGGAAATCTATATATAGAAAAAACTTTCTGTATCTGATCGCACACATTCCCACAAGCTTCGAGGAACTTAAATGTACTGTCATATATTTAATTAAACCATTTGTCTTGAAAGGAAGTTCATGAAATGAAATGTACTGTTATATGTTGCAAATGATACATATTTATTTCTGCTTCTGCTTTCTAATTATCGTGTCTTCTTCTTGTATATTGGAAATGCTTGTTTCATGTACAGATATTATTTTGTTTTTTTCTTCACATTTGCAGCTTCCACACCTCCAAAGTCTCCTTCACTGTCCTTGACTAAATGCATGCAATATTGACGTTTTATATCAAGGTTTGAATTTAGTTGAGCACTATATTCAGAAATAAAGAGGATTAAAACACTATATAT is part of the Cryptomeria japonica chromosome 10, Sugi_1.0, whole genome shotgun sequence genome and harbors:
- the LOC131077481 gene encoding heat stress transcription factor B-4, encoding MAALLLDNCEVGNQMMLTVESHKSVPAPFLTKTYQLVDDPATDHIVSWGDDDTTFVVWRPPEFARDLLPNYFKHNNFSSFVRQLNTYGFRKIVPDRWEFANEYFRKGEKHLLCEIHRRKTSQAVSPSGHMMPLSRSISPSTSDDQDWSPLSTPLSSPRGVAPPGGGGAAGVGVGVGVGVGMGLGVGIGIGGAFMCAAQPMNSAAAVSALSDDNERLRRNNSMLLSELAHMRKLYNDIIYFVQHHVRLPPPSHQQRHQISAAAAAAPLLLEGHTPTTPRILDTTTSTLPPPRSVSSLLSFVKDSFHANSPNIKPNPSSPSLPIPPSATKSPPKLFGVPLHGKKRLHPASWDDQSSSSSSKLLMQPSCKVLKTELSLNLMPTSSASDGAPADH